One region of Impatiens glandulifera unplaced genomic scaffold, dImpGla2.1, whole genome shotgun sequence genomic DNA includes:
- the LOC124917680 gene encoding uncharacterized protein LOC124917680 — MHYRRRFCRSILEGFEGGETNPEKINVLDAINIAISAWMNDVKNTTIANCFQHCKLRSMENVVSQPLEKEDIRELWSTIKELHYRNAMNVNQLLNYPGENDMTEILTDEKIIEGLRENNQDEDNKDDSRVLEPVSRKKKKAIRA, encoded by the coding sequence ATGCATTATCGTCGCAGATTTTGTCGTTCTATTCTAGAGGGTTTTGAGGGTGGAGAAACAAATCCAGAAAAGATCAATGTTCTAGATGCAATCAACATTGCTATCTCAGCTTGGATGAACGATGTTAAAAATACCACAATTGCAAATTGCTTTCAACATTGCAAACTTCGTTCGATGGAAAATGTGGTTTCACAGCCTTTAGAAAAAGAAGACATTAGGGAATTATGGTCAACAATAAAGGAGTTACATTATCGTAACGCAATGAATGTGAATCAACTCTTGAATTATCCGGGTGAAAACGACATGACCGAGATTTTAACTGATGAAAAAATCATTGAGGGTCTTAGAGAAAACaatcaagatgaagacaatAAGGATGATAGTCGTGTTTTGGAGCCTGTTTCtcgcaaaaaaaaaaaagcaattaGAGCGTAG